From Strigops habroptila isolate Jane chromosome 1, bStrHab1.2.pri, whole genome shotgun sequence, a single genomic window includes:
- the LOC115614810 gene encoding tonsoku-like protein, translating into MNADPAREIRQLQKAKEKAQRGGNAVEEAALCNQLGEILASHGRYEEALEEHERELRLLEGAGDRLGCAVAHRKVGERLAELERYEAALEHQREHLELARALADPTEQQRAWATIGRTYMLMGDSREERGALRQAQGAFHTSLAIVEETLEGAVAPRDVAEMKARLYLNLGLVSDSLREPAQRDHFLKKSIFLAEQGGLQEDLYRAHFNRGSILLRDGDPTGALRSLSRARECARSLGDRAMESECCAGSAQVLLGLGDFAAARRCLRQAHALGPRQPQHRELVRSNLRYATRVLRLLRALEEAGGDAAAALPLCEQLGDTCSRHGDYARALAFYQRQLGLAQALARPPRELAVIHVSLATTFGDLRDPARALHHFRQELALHRGDALEEGKTWLNVALAMAEAGEPPPKLLPCLHTALQRATEAAAPRLQRQVLRQLRAEQLRAGDAEGAAGSLARLEALGGGDEEEEEEEEEEEPGGSEAQEESDLELSTSEEDEELDGYSGSVPGRRRQNRWNRRNERGETPLHRACIEGDLRRVRLLLQQGHPVNPRDYCGWTPLHEACNHGHLEIVRELLARGAARDDPGGPGCDGVTPLHDALSCGHFEVAQLLLQHGASVSARDSRGLTPLGTLEQWVSTYREELDQETRERARDTERLLRDAAAARASPRPCQDPELFDAETSQQRDREPERAGSVSPLRPVKKRHRAMEPDGCEAANRASRHPALIPEEQYLQEQQWLEDDLGMARGGRKRPRRERRERRDLDVALGDTSRMEKDDGGDPRRRRRSAPRDRIPPERRGSGGTGSPVPEHEEEKDEEEEEDKDKEKEKKDKEKDKDKEKDKEKDKEKEKEKEDECGENAPPLPALRVRVRIQDNVFLIPVPQRQQLPVRWLAERAAERFQQTCGSRPRLSLSQDGARLAPQDLVRDVLRSNEEVLAEVQCWDLPPLAERYRRVCQSMDEEPHELVLKATERQEQSAGAGAGAGGGPGAAPRALPALLRALRLQPGLRVLALRGCGLGAAALPELVAAAAALPALALLDLAGNRLGPAALRQLCPRQPGTRAAFQSLEELDLSLNPLGDGSSAALAELLRCCPALSTLRLRACGLGPAFVLHGPARLQALTVSHNALGPVALERLLDAVSRHRLTRLELGSVTGPGARRIGTAVAGYLRQEGSSALTHLTLSGNRLSDEDMVELARCLPLVPGPGFPGSRSQSRDQHRGDAAAAAGPGAAEPGAELLSLAVGAGSGTGAGGNGGNGNGNGNGNGNGNGVEGWTG; encoded by the exons ATGAACGCGGATCCGGCGCGGGAAATCCGGC agctgcagaaggCCAAGGAGAAAGCCCAACGTGGAGGCAACGCGGTGGAGGAGGCTGCTCTCTGCAACCAGCTGGGCGAGATCTTGGCCAGCCACG GCCGCTATGAGGAGGCGCTGGAGGAGCACGAGCGGGAGCTCCGGCTGCTGGAGGGAGCCGGGGACCGGCTGGGCTGCGCCGTGGCCCATCGGAAGGTCGGCGAGCGCCTGGCGGAGCTGGAGCGCTACGAGGCAGCCCTGGAG CACCAACGGGAGCACCTGGAGCTGGCGCGGGCGCTCGCGGACCCCACGGAGCAGCAGCGCGCCTGGGCCACCATCGGCAGGACCTACATGCTCATGGGGGACAGCCGCGAGGAGCGGGGCGCGCTCCGCCAGGCCCAGGGCGCCTTCCACACCAGCCTGGCCATCGTGGAGGAGACGCTGGAAG GAGCGGTGGCGCCGCGGGACGTGGCGGAGATGAAGGCCAGGCTCTACCTCAACCTGGGGCTGGTCAGCGACAGCCTGAGGGAGCCGGCGCAGAGGGACCACTTCCTGAAAAAGAGCATCTTCCTGGCGGA gcagggggggctgcaggaggacctgTACCGCGCTCACTTCAACCGCGGCTCCATCCTGCTGCGGGACGGGGACCCCACCGGGGCCCTGCGGAGCCTGAGCCGGGCTCGGGAATGCGCCCGGAGCCTCGGGGACAGGGCCATGGAGAGCGAGTGCTGCGCCGGCTCCGCGCAG gtgctgctggggctgggggacTTTGCTGCGGCGCGGCGCTGCCTCCGGCAGGCCCATGCTCTGGGCCCGCGGCAGCCGCAGCACCGGGAGCTCGTGCGCTCCAACCTGCGCTACG CCACGCGGGTGCTGCGGCTGCTGCGGGCGCTGGAGGAGGCCGGGGGGgacgcggcggcggcgctgccgcTGTGCGAGCAGCTCGGGGACACCTGCTCCAGGCACGGCGACTACGCGCGTGCCCTGGCCTTCTACCAGAGGCAG CTGGGGCTGGCGCAGGCGCTGGCGCGGCCCCCCCGGGAGCTGGCCGTGATCCACGTGTCCCTGGCCACCACGTTCGGGGACCTGCGGGACCCGGCGCGGGCCCTGCACCACTTCCGGCAGGAGCTGGCCCTGCACCGCGGCGACGCGCTCGAG gaggggaagacGTGGCTGAACGTGGCTCTGGCCATGGCGGAGGCCGGGGAGCCCCCCCCcaagctgctgccctgcctgcacacGGCGCTGCAGCGGGCCACGGAGGCCGCGGCCCCCCGGCTGCAG CGGCAGGTGCTGCGGCAGCTGCGGGCGGAGCAGCTCAGGGCCGGGGACGCGGAAGGGGCCGCCGGGAGCCTCGCCCGCCTGGAGGCGCTGGGGGGCGGcgacgaggaggaggaggaggaggaggaggaggaggagccgGGGGGCAGCGAGGCCCAGGAGGAGAGTGACCTGGAGCTGAGCACCAGCG AGGAGGACGAGGAGCTCGATGGATACAGCGGGAGCGTCCCGGGGCGGCGCCGGCAAAACAGG TGGAACCGCCGCAACGAGCGGGGCGAGACCCCCCTGCACCGCGCCTGCATCGAGGGCGACCTGCGGCGCGTccggctcctgctgcagcag GGGCACCCCGTGAACCCGCGCGACTACTGCGGATGGACCCCCCTGCACGAGGCCTGCAACCACGGGCACCTGG AGATCGTGCGGGAGCTGCTGGCGCGGGGGGCGGCGCGGGACGACCCGGGGGGCCCCGGCTGTGACGGGGTCACCCCCCTGCACGACGCCCTCAGCTGCGGCCACTTCGAGGTGGcgcaactgctgctgcagcacggGGCGAGCGTCAGCGCCCGGGACAGCAGG GGCCTGACGCCGCTGGGCACGCTGGAGCAGTGGGTGAGCACGTACCGGGAGGAGCTGGACCAGGAGACGCGGGAGCGGGCGCGGGACACGGAGCGGCTGCTGCGGGACGCGGCGGCGGCACGAG CCTCCCCGCGGCCCTGCCAGGACCCGGAGCTGTTCGATGCCGAGACGTCGCAGCAGCGGGACCGGGAGCCGGAGCGCGCCGGCTCCGTGTCTCCGTTGAGGCCGGTGAAGAAGCGGCACCGAGCGATGGAGCCCGATGGGTGCGAAGCCGCCAATCGAGCGAGCCGGCACCCGGCGCTCATCCCGGAGGAGCAGtacctgcaggagcagcagtggctggaggATGACCTGGGAATGGCGCGCGGGGGCCGGAAGCGGCCACGCCGGGAGCGCCGGGAGCGCCGGGACCTGGACGTGGCTCTGGGGGACACCTCGAGGATGGAGAAGGATGATGGAGGGGACCCGCGGCGCCGGCGCCGCAGCGCTCCCAGGGACAGGATCCCGCCGGAACGCCGCGGATCCGGGGGCACCGGGAGCCCCGTTCCTGAGCACGAGGAGGAGaaggacgaggaggaggaggaagacaaggacaaggagaaggagaagaaggacaaggagaaggacaaggacaaggagaaggacaaggagaaggacaaggagaaggagaaggagaaggaggatgaGTGTGGGGAGAAcgcgccgccgctgcccgcgcTCCGCGTCCGTGTCCGCATCCAGGACAACGTGTTCCTCATCCCCGTGCCGCAGAG gcagcagctcccggtGCGGTGGCTGGCCGAGCGCGCGGCCGAGCGGTTCCAGCAGACGTGCGGGTCCCGGCCCCGGCTCAGCCTGTCGCAGGACGGGGCCCGGTTGGCGCCGCAGGACCTGGTGCGGGACGTGCTGCGCAGCAACGAGGAG GTGCTGGCCGAGGTGCAGTGCTGGGACCTGCCGCCCCTCGCCGAGAGGTACCGCCGCGTGTGCCAGAGCATGGACGAGG AGCCGCACGAGCTGGTGCTGAAGGCGACGGAGCGGCAGGAGCAGAGCGCGGGGGCCGGGGCTGGCGCTGGGGGGGGCCCTGGCGCCGCCCCCCGGGCGCTGCCGGCGCTGCTGCGGGCGCTGCGGCTGCAGCCGGGGCTGCGGGTGCTGGCGCTGCGCGGCTGCGGGCTGGGCGCCGCCGCGCTGCCGGAGCTGGTGGCCGCGGCGGCCGCGCTGCCCGCGCTGGCGCTGCTCGACCTGGCCGGCAACCGCCTGGGCCCCGCGGCGCTGCGGCAGCTCTGCCCGCGCCAGCCCGGCACCCGCGCCGCCTTCCAG agcctggaggagctggaccTGAGCCTGAACCCGCTGGGGGACGGGAGCAGCGCGGCGCTGGCGGAGCTGCTGCGGTGCTGCCCCGCGCTGAGCACCCTGCGCCTGCGCGCCTGCGGCCTCGGCCCGGCCTTCGTCCTGCACG GACCCGCGCGGCTGCAGGCACTGACCGTGTCCCACAACGCGCTGGGGCCGGTGGCGCTGGAGCGGCTCCTGGACGCCGTGTCCCGGCACCGGCTCACGCGCCTCGAGCTCGGCTCCGTCACCGGCCCCGGCGCCCGGCGCATCGGCACCGCCGTGGCGGGGTACCTGCGGCAG